Genomic DNA from Echeneis naucrates chromosome 14, fEcheNa1.1, whole genome shotgun sequence:
AAACCAGGCTGTGCTAAGTGATTTCACAATACTGTTCTCTAACATTCGCTAATTTTCTGAGTAAGAGCTTTGTGAACCCAGTTTATGGAAAATTATTTGCTGCATCAGCTTCACCTGATCAATGACGGGCTGTTCGTTTGTTTCTACAGCTGCTGTCTCGGATTCTGAACTTCCTCCTTCCATTTGTTATCACCATATTCTGTGGTCACATTGGCAATGCAGAGCTGGCTGGATTTGCGCTGGCTTCGGCGGTATATCTGCTCCTTTGTGACATACTGTCTAATTctaattttaaaatagaaacaaataaTTATGAATGCACTATTGTTGACATAGCTGCTTTCACCACGACTACACCTCCTTTTTCTGCTCACAGTAAGAAAAtaagtatttgtgtgtctttgtgaataCTAGGAGGGCAGTGGAATGGATATTTACCATAAGCTGTACTGACCCAGTTGTTTCTGGCAGTATTGGGGCAGGTCTTTAGCTGGTGCCTTTTGCTCATTAATCACCAAACTGGTGAATGGATCCAGTAATCCTGTGAAATCCAAATCATATAGAGAACAGACAtggatgtaaatgtaatgataCAATAGTAAAGTAGTCAAAATAttagtctgaaaaaataaacagatatatacatatgtgtgtgtgggagttaAGCAAAGTGGCTGTTAAAGATGGCTAAAATGCAGAGGTTAATTACCATAGCACAAAGGTTACCCAATGAAACTTGCTATTAGGATTGAAACATCCCTCAAATTTGCTGATCGTGAGTCTTAAACTAAATCTTATTTGCATGACATGAGACTGGCTTATCGGAAGGGAGTGCACTGAAGTCGGACTTGAATTTATGAAAATAGTAGCAAATAGTAAATTGAGAAAAGAGTCTACAGAGAACGGGAATTTGATTGGTCCTGTTACTGTGTGGAAGGTGTAGAAGGCTTGCAATGCACACTGACCTGTGTAAGTGTACCACAGTGTTTGGATCCGTACTATCACAACCATTGCCACAACATTTGTTTATCTGGTTTCTGATAGACCTTCCCAAATGCTCGAAGATTTTAGTGAGTGAGTCCACATTGCAGCCCATACTGAAATGGTAGATTGGTCTAATCTTTCAAATGATTGTAAACACTTAATTTGGTCAGATGCTGGACAAGTAATCCAAAACTGAAATCTTTTTAGATAGTCATGACGGCACGTAATGTACAAAACCAAGGATTTTATACCCTGAGGCCATACAGACGATAAACGGTCTTTAATCAATCTCTAAAATCTGTCGTGGTAAATCAGTCACTAGGCTGCACCACGTGCTGTAAGCTCTCCAGCTGTCCCGCTTGCACTGCAGGGGCTGAGGTCCAGGAAATGCCTCATATCTTGGCTATAAGGGATTGAACAGTTCTCTATCTAGAGTTTGGACAACAGAAACAGCTTCCTGCTGAGCAACCTGGAAAATGTGTGACGATGATGAAACACTCACTCTGGAGTAAATAAGTCAAAACGCCCCGCATCTAGTAAATTATCAGCTGTAAGATTTGAGCTGAATCGTGAAAGTACCAAATATGGGTTGAGCCAATAACAACCAAGAGTAGGTCTATgaagattctcattcatccaggtcattgttctctgtctcaaaacGTTGAGACTGAGAACCAAGAGTAGGTACAGCAACAGTAGACACACAGTAGACACTTGTGTACTTGTGTAATGGTACCTGCTAATCTGTAGGAAAGCTGAACATTaataaatttcattaaaatgtctttcactTAAAGTTGTGAATGTAAGTGCAAGagattcacattttttttacagagctTGTTCTCTGATGGTGTTCTTCTTCCATCCCTCAGACCATAAATGTGACCACAACAGCTACAGGCTTTGGCCTAGCTATAGCCTGTGACACACTCATATCTCAAGTGAGTAAACCATGTAACCTGCGCCGTATTGTTATTTTGTGCATGAACCAGTGTGATTAGATTCAATTCTCATTTTTACGGTTTGTGTTTTGCAGACGTTTGGTGGTAAGAACATGAAACGTGTGGGAGTTATTCTCCAGAGGAGTTCCctgatcctgctgctgttttgtctgccCTGTTGGGGTCTTCTTATCAACTCCCAAAACTTACTACTCCTCCTGTACCAAGAAGATGAGGTGGCGAGGTACAACCGCAGTTCATGAAACATAAACCTTGTCTTTGAGTTTAATTGAATTCAAAGTGACTGGACCTACATCTTTATCTTTATTGCCATGTCTGTGTTTCTTATCAATGGTTTTACTGACATCTATATTATCAGTGTACTACGGTATACCATGCTATTATGTACATAGGTATTTAAAGTTCAGCTTTGTAGCCTCTGTAGGTACATGTGAGTGTGCCCACAAACTGCATTCATGTGTTTCCCTACAGTGTATTTTGTGTATATTATGCAGCCATTTCAAGGAACTAAGGCTACAGAGCATGAAGTCAATGTTTTAATACAGACTGTCAAAAAATAGACACATCTGAGCATTAAGTGAATTATTTCCACTGTGATTGCTGTTCTAAAATAATATCACTGTGTTTTCCTTCAGAATTGCCCAACTCTATGTGATGGCATTCCTACCAGCTGTTCCAGTAAGTGTTCCAAGGATTCAACATTAACCTGACTTAAAGACTTTTTGGACGTTGCAAAAAGTATAGAAAATGAGTCCTCTTGTATTCAATCAATTTTTCATGAGCTTTCTGgttcattaaataaaagcattttaataaaaacaagtaACTGCTATTTTACAGTCGAAGGCATAAAAGTGGCAGTGgtgttttaaaacaaacaatcaacTTCTGGAATTTGGACATTTCCCATTAACCAAAAttgtgtaaatgaatgaataaaatgcttATTCCAGTTTATCCATACATACAGCAGTACTGACTTAACAGCTAAACCAAAcaacatcattattattacaaatgAAGCTTATGTTGGAGAGGCCTGGCTGGTGTTGAGATGGGTTGCCAGTTTTACTGTGTAAACTCTCCCGtgtgtctctccctgttacagGCCATGTTCCTGCACCAGCTGCAGGTTGCCTACCTTCAAAATCAAGTAAgttcaaaggaggaaaaaggtgtgGCTCCCCCTAAACTTTAGCAGGTGCCTGGTCCAAAAGCTGGAGGGCAATATGTTTATCccaaaacaagataaaaagcTCATTCTttataatatatgtatttttttgtatacTACAAGACATACGTCTTGTTTGTATCCTCATGACTGTTGAtcatcctccttttttctttttggcttaAGTGAAATTTCTCTCCCACTGAATATATATCCATGAAATTTAATCCTGTCATTCATGACCCCTCAAGCATAATAACTTTGGTGATCTGTTAAGACGCTGACATCAGGCCAAACTTTGAATTTGTCGGATATCATGGTTTGTTCTCACTAAtagcaaatgcatttcattCCAGAGATTTCCATCAGCCCAAATTGTTCCTGTGTTTAGTGCTGATACACAAAACTAAAATGGCGAACATTAGACTGTCATAtgatgttagcatgctaatgctaGCATTTAACACTGCTGATTAGGACTACAACACGCTGTTAGCATGATTGTGGgctgttcttttcattttaagaaaatGAACATGATTTTTGGAATTAATGAAGGATTGCTTTTTCAAAGTTGTTTGGCTGAAACTGGAGTGACTCAGTTTTTTTGAGGAGATGAATTGActggctgtgtttttgctttggCAGGGGATTATTCTGCCTCAGATGTacacggcagcagcagcaaatattTTTAACTTGGGGTATAACTACGTCTTAATCTTCAGCCTCAATTTGGGTGTCAAGTGAGTGTGTCATGTTGctctttacatttttaaacaacttCAAATCCCTTGACAGGATTTCTACCTTCAAATGCCAAACTGACTGATAAAATTTGCACATTATGCCTCTAAAACATTTGATGCATAGATACTCTCTGGGGGTCGATGGACAGCCAGGAGTTAATCAAGTTGATCTATCTGAGAAGAATgattagtttttgtttggttttttcaatcaaaaaaaaaaaaaaaaaagtcagccgTCCTCCGATGTTTATTATCGCTGCGCTGTATTTAGAGAGGGAGGCCTGATAGGTTaaagaaagaagggagagaTCTGGCAGGAGGGGATCCCAGTCCAGCTGGACAAACAGACAACGGACTGAACCAATCAGGCCTCTGTGGTCCTGTCAGGTCTGTTTTCTCGGGCCACAATCTTACACACCAAGTATGCCCAAACCACAATAACTGCCTTGATGCAGACTGCAGACCACTACATACTTTGTCTCACAGCTAGAGTAGCCCTCTACCAGACATCTCTCCGCTGAATGTTCCCTGAAATGTGTTTACAGGGGCTCAGCAATCGCTAACAGCCTCTCTCAGATCACCATCTGCCTGCTGTTGTTCGGCTACATCCGATGGAAGAAGTTGCACCTGCAGACATGGGGAGGTGAGTCGTACACATATGTGAATGTCCTAACCCTACATGACCACTAGGAAACACTTCTACTTCTACTCCTTCTATCCAGtccaaaatgcaaatgaagtaTGTGGGGAGTGATTTGTCGTCCTCTACGGGCCGTAGTAAGCATGAAACTTTTCTGCAGGCTGGTCCACTGAGTGTTTGCAGGACTGGGGATCATATATGAAACTGGCTATTCCCAGTGCATTCATGGTCTGCTTTGAATGGTGGATCTGGGAGATTGGGGGTTTCCTTGCAGGTAAGTAatagacttttgtttttttgtttggagaaaccctaaccctaacgcaCTGGTTTAAAAAggaactgattttaaaaaaagaactacAACTTTGCATTATAGAAATAGACCTTGCCTTTTAGCCTCAATCAAATTTAGCCACAATTTCTGGTGACTGGTGCTATAAATTTATACCTATTTGTCCAAAGAGAATTTTCTACATGCATGTGGACTCAGTATCTATCAGTAAgcaatcaaattaaaaatgaagagTAATCTAATTTTAGAAACCTTTAACCTCAGTTTCTTTAACTCTGACCTTAATTCCATCAGGTATACTTGGTGAGGTGGATCTTGCTGCCCAGCATGTGCTGGTGGAAATATCAGCCATAACATATATGGTGCGTATGGTATATTTCTCCACTTGaagatttatttaaatcatGATGAAAGAATTTTTGGGTACTTTGGCAAACACAATAATTCACCTCagataaagtaaattaaaaaaaaaaaactaattcttCTATGCTTTGATATGTATGGATATAACATATGAAGCACCTTGCAAGCGTGAGAGGTGCTTTTAGTCTTAGTTTTGAATTTTGGAGGGCCCAGATGGACTGtgacagagcaaaaaaaaaaaaaaaaaaacccaaaaaggtATGAGTCAGATAAAGAAGAGTGTATTAATCTTCCTAAAACTCtctgaaagaaaaatactgtatGTTTCCTGAAATGACTGATGGCTAACACTAAGGAGTAATATGGGGTCCTTGCAGTTCCCTCTTGGTGTCCATGCAGCTGCCTGTGTTCGTGTTGGGAATGCTCTTGGGGCTGGGGATACTGCCAGGGCCATAGTCACCGGCAAAGTGGCCCTGGTTCTATCAGGTATGAggacacatatacatacacataaattatgattatttaAGTTTCTGATGGATTAATGTGCCACTTTGAATTAATGTGTGGCTTGTGTAGGcatcaaaagaaaatacaaaatagaaaatattctCGCGTTATTTTCAGGTATGTTTAGTATTTGTGTGAATCTGGAAGGCAAGGCTTCGCCCTTATCTAATGTCTTTGCTACAGGATTGCTGGCTCTGCTCCAGGGTATCGGCATTGCTGGCTGTAAGTCCGTCATCGGCTACATATTCACCTCTGATCAGTGAGTTTCACACCGACAAAACATTCATTCCTGTGCTGTGTGAAGACAACTTTGGTTCTGACTATCTTCTGCTGTCTGTAGCGACATTGTGGAGATGGTCTCAAAGAACCTCACAGTCTACGTATTTCTACAATTCTTTGATGCATTTCTGGTATGTTACTGCAGAGCAACGCACGTGATCTAGTCTGATTTTAGGTTGAGCTCTTGTGAAGTACACACAGAGCCTTCTTGTTTTGTTgaatatatctatttttttctttaattaagcTCTGTTCCTTTTCAGTGCATCTGCTCAGGGATTCTTATAGGATGTGGGATGCAAAAAATTGCCGCTTTGTCTAACCTGGTGAGTTACTACTGCATTGGCCTGCCAGTGGGAATAGCTCTCATGTTTGCTGCCCACCTCAGGATATTAGGTAATACTGTTCATCTCGCTTCATCACTGAATGTTTCTGCAAATAAtccaaactttaaaatgaaaaaaatatattccagGGATTTTACAGGATTTAAATTTTACACCTCAAACATTTTACAACACCAGCTGTTTGAAATGCAACTCATctgaatgtatgaatatatCCAATAAAACGACCATGACTAACTACATCAGCCATATCAATCAAGTAACGCTCAAACACTAACTTATGTTAATTTGAAGACCATAGTGGGTCCCTGATCGTGATGGGGCCCAGTGTGCTTCAACAGTGTTTTGTTCATGAATTCACCAGCTGTCAGCACTTAGTGAGTTGTGTGTCCGTTTGCCCGCATGACACCACTGACTCTAACTAAGTCATACATATTTCTTGCATTGTCTAatgtgcagcagcagcggcaAAGGTAAAGTGTCGACATTTAAACCCTTGGCCATTAGTTAAGTCCACAAACCCACTGAGTTCTGCTGCACAAGCCATTCTTTAATTTCCCTCCCTGCAGCCTGTCATTTACCCCCTGCTGGGGTGGCACTCTTTGCTGCCCACTTGGAGTGTGCCTATATTGATAAATGGGCACGCTCGCTGGCACACACACGTTTGCCTAGAGTGCATCAGTGCTCCGACCTTGTGAGGTGTCTATTTTTGTGCTCGTTCCACAAGGAACTTTGTGACAAGCTGATTAATTGTGTATCTGCAAATAGCTTTGATGTGACACTTTTTAAGGTGGATTGGTGGATTTACTCAGTGTCTGAAAGAAATGGTTGAATTACCAAGTAGTTCAGAGTTTAATGATAGTGTATGCGTGGCTCTGATTTAATATCCAGGCTTGCAATGTGAGACCAGAGTGGGTTGgtctgaaatatctcaacaactcTATGTATTCATAGCATCATCCTGCACAGTCAAGTCAAGATTTCAGTTCTCCAAATTCTAGTCGGGTAATCAGTGATATCAACCTCAGGATGATGATGTCTTAGTATGTGTGAAAGGAATAGACTGTAGATCATTCTTTCAGGTTcatgtatttttgtctttcttcctaGGCTTGTGGCTGGGTCTGTTGAtatgtgttttctttgagatggttttctttcttgttctaATCTTCAAACTCAATTGGAAGAAAGTCACACTCAAGGTAGGAaggacctttttcttttcctagaAAATCATGGTACCTAAACCTATCTGAAAAAGCACTGAGGACAAGAATTTAAATGATCAAACTGAGGCAGATTTTCTGCTTTAACATTTTCTGTAGCAATTACATACCACCTAAATTTTGACAGAATTGAAAGTTTTTGTTGTGCTTCAGTTTTGTAGCATCATTCATGTCAAGTCgatttttgttgtcattttccaCAGTAATACAGCCTACTAAAGGCTTTGGCCAAAAAGGGAGAGGTTTGaggtaaataattcattttgtgaGTAAATaacaatgtgtgttttcataaataTCTGAATGATGTGTTTTCAGGCTCAAATGCGAGCTGGGAGGAAAGTGGTCGTGGCACCAACACATTCTGCTAGTACAGTGCTGAGTGAAGCGATGGTGTCTGATGTCTCCAACTGCCCCAAGAC
This window encodes:
- the slc47a1 gene encoding multidrug and toxin extrusion protein 1 gives rise to the protein MEKQGFPGPAQPMQDAEPVAGVSVAKVAGAQGDEAVTAVSSKLFRCACVRRWLPLAYREELYHVLRLTGPLLLSRILNFLLPFVITIFCGHIGNAELAGFALASATINVTTTATGFGLAIACDTLISQTFGGKNMKRVGVILQRSSLILLLFCLPCWGLLINSQNLLLLLYQEDEVARIAQLYVMAFLPAVPAMFLHQLQVAYLQNQGIILPQMYTAAAANIFNLGYNYVLIFSLNLGVKGSAIANSLSQITICLLLFGYIRWKKLHLQTWGGWSTECLQDWGSYMKLAIPSAFMVCFEWWIWEIGGFLAGILGEVDLAAQHVLVEISAITYMFPLGVHAAACVRVGNALGAGDTARAIVTGKVALVLSGLLALLQGIGIAGCKSVIGYIFTSDHDIVEMVSKNLTVYVFLQFFDAFLCICSGILIGCGMQKIAALSNLVSYYCIGLPVGIALMFAAHLRILGLWLGLLICVFFEMVFFLVLIFKLNWKKVTLKAQMRAGRKVVVAPTHSASTVLSEAMVSDVSNCPKTAQLDSEEVPKADGYCPVNIQYQELKADRDAGANDIAGWTEEDAEQSKNTANAKPQALLSGTQLILRRGSVFLISALILAIGVAFHIAFPAPEPSVQSRANFTLNWANASTPTPLHPLT